A region of the Deltaproteobacteria bacterium genome:
CCCAGCAAGGCGGCGCTGGCCTTCGGCAGGGAGGCGTCGCCGCCCTGCAAAAAGGGGTAGAACAGGGACAAATGCGACCCCAGGGGGGTCTGCCCGGCCAGGTCATCCATGCGGCGGAAGAAATCGTTGTCGCCGCTCCGGTCCATCACTTCTTCTTTGAGCCAACCCAGAGAAAGACCGCCGGCGCGGATGTAACCCCAGTAGAGATATTGCTCCGGCAAGGTGCCCATGGAGTAGATGACCCCGGGCACCGGTGTGATGCCGGGGTGAATCTCCTTAACGTTGACCGTAAAAATACTGGCCGTGCCGGCCACGTCGGAGCATTGTCCTGCGGTCAGCACCCCACAGCCCAGGTTGGCCTGCATGATGTCCCCGCTTCCTGCCACCAGGGGAATCCCCGGCTTCAATCCGGTGAGGCGCGCCGCTTCCGGGCATAAAGTGCCCACAATAGAGGCCGGGTCTACCACACGGGGAAGGAGTTCCCTGGGCAGGCCCAATCTATCAAGCTGTTTTTCCGACCAGTCGCGCCTGACCGCATCGTAGCCGATGATCCAACCGGAAAGGTTGCCCCAGTCCATATAGGCGTCGTCAGACGTCAAGCCGCCCAGCTTGCCCATGACGAATTGACTGTTGGTCACGAATTTTTTGCTCTTGGCCACCAGGGCCGGCTGGTGAGCCAGCAGCCACTTGAGCATTACCGGGGGCATGAAGGGGCCTACCTCCACGTTACCGCTTTCAGTGAGCCACAAGGGCTCCACCTCCCGCTGAATCCGGGCCGCCTCCTCGGCCGAGCGCCCATCCAGATAAAGGATATAGGGTCCCAGGGCCTTCCAGTCCTGATCGATGGGCACGATACCGCAGATGATGCCGCTGCAGGAGATCCCTCTAACCTCTTCCGGGTTGACCTTTGCCTGGTGTACACACTCGGCAATGCCCTCGGTTACCACCTGATAAAACTGATTAGGGTCCATCTCGGCCCAACCAGGCTGGGGATACAAAATCTGATGGGGACGGAAGGCTTCGGCAATCAGCCTTGAATCGTCGGCATATAGGGCCACTTTCGTTCCCTGCGTCCCGCAGTCGAATCCGATATAGGTTCTGGACATGACCGTTTCCTTTTATCCAAGCGGCAGAGCCCTGCACCCCACTTTCACTCTTCCCCCCCCAGGGGAGTGGCTCTTGGTTCACTCCCCTGGGGGGTGGGGCTGGGGAAGGGGGTTTACTTCGGCAGCAGGCTGTTTACACGCGAAATATATTTGTCCAAAGTTTCTTTAGCGGTTTTATATTCGCCGGTGACCCACTTGGACAGCTCAGTTCCGCCCACATCCAGGTATTCGTTGTAGTAGGGGATCTTCGGGCCCGGAGTGAACCCGGCAATATATTTAGTGAGCTCGATTTCCTGAATCCGCAGGTGCTGGGCTTTCTTGAATTTGGGATTTTCATCCAGCCAGCCGAGCTTCCGGGCTTTTGTGTAAGCCGATTTCCGGACCGGCGTTCCGTAGAACTTTTCGAAGGCGGTCCATTGTGCTTCCGGACCGGTGGCCCACAGGATGAACAGCCAGGCCTTCTTTTTTTCCTTCATCGGCAATGCTTTGGGAATGGCCAATGAGGCGCACCCCATCTCATAAGCATTGATGCCGGAAGGCCCCTTTGGAACAACGGCGTATCCGGTCTTTCCGGCTGCCACGGAGGCCTTCGGGTCTTCGATGTACGGAACAAATTCGCCGCACTGCCGCATCATAGCAATCTTTCCGGTCGCAAAGGCTGTGCCGAGCCCGCCCCATTCCCAGATCACGACATCCGGATGCATGACCTCGCGAAGTTTCTTCATAAACTCCAGGGCCTGGAGGCCGGCGTCATAGTCCGATTTTTCGGAGAAAACCGGACCGGGGTTCTTTTTGCCGACAAAGGGGTTCTCGATGCCGGCAAAACCGTCCTTTTTTACCCCGTAGGCCAGGCCCAGGCTATTGAATTCCGAGATGATGGGCCAGCCATTTCCGTAGTGCAGGCCGAAAGGTGCGATTCCCGGTTCCGCTTTTTTCAGGAAGGCACATTGATTGAATAATTCCTCCCAGGTG
Encoded here:
- a CDS encoding extracellular solute-binding protein; the encoded protein is MNRRTFLKMSMAVAGAAALSDAKSLFAAGDPKKWRQFEGETIRVLTENTPPSLGIKGALDGFTKLTGMKAELTLENMDALKEKMLLDLQGGKPEYHVNYVQCRPIGSVMYHFWEPTNTFVNLKTGKSLHADLPDVPDCPNGLYEAFMPMHVESSSIQYDKNIWYGLPYDTAQGIMFYRKDIFDKHHKKYEDQTGKKLMLTPNTTWEELFNQCAFLKKAEPGIAPFGLHYGNGWPIISEFNSLGLAYGVKKDGFAGIENPFVGKKNPGPVFSEKSDYDAGLQALEFMKKLREVMHPDVVIWEWGGLGTAFATGKIAMMRQCGEFVPYIEDPKASVAAGKTGYAVVPKGPSGINAYEMGCASLAIPKALPMKEKKKAWLFILWATGPEAQWTAFEKFYGTPVRKSAYTKARKLGWLDENPKFKKAQHLRIQEIELTKYIAGFTPGPKIPYYNEYLDVGGTELSKWVTGEYKTAKETLDKYISRVNSLLPK
- a CDS encoding carbohydrate kinase — protein: MSRTYIGFDCGTQGTKVALYADDSRLIAEAFRPHQILYPQPGWAEMDPNQFYQVVTEGIAECVHQAKVNPEEVRGISCSGIICGIVPIDQDWKALGPYILYLDGRSAEEAARIQREVEPLWLTESGNVEVGPFMPPVMLKWLLAHQPALVAKSKKFVTNSQFVMGKLGGLTSDDAYMDWGNLSGWIIGYDAVRRDWSEKQLDRLGLPRELLPRVVDPASIVGTLCPEAARLTGLKPGIPLVAGSGDIMQANLGCGVLTAGQCSDVAGTASIFTVNVKEIHPGITPVPGVIYSMGTLPEQYLYWGYIRAGGLSLGWLKEEVMDRSGDNDFFRRMDDLAGQTPLGSHLSLFYPFLQGGDASLPKASAALLGLTGASGAGSLWRAMLEGICFEYLGWVRMFRGQAIEVKEVVGTGGGARSAVWNQMKADMLGADYLTLERGEGAVLGDALLAAHGVGDIPDLAAAAGRWAAEKDRYRPRTAQGLAYQKIYQTRQRILDGPLRQIFDELDALKNEDLAG